Proteins from a single region of Rhipicephalus sanguineus isolate Rsan-2018 chromosome 5, BIME_Rsan_1.4, whole genome shotgun sequence:
- the LOC125758600 gene encoding uncharacterized protein LOC125758600 has protein sequence MLCDILLRALPRDIVVQYHRSCAVQVACDSRSDATPVGLDGLLNFLGIELESLEKSDFNDAGRREFGTTPAASQLTYSRRGKPTSSVLHSNASREPKKDNCVFCSSSQHKSELCTAELPLTQKKELLSNDKRCFRCTTKGHRARDCKRKISCSRCQARHATSMCDPDRCSRKTDYVNKNDGKTTTVCASLGKRPPNEGSIACVFLQTFRAWAINDDTCRYIRGVFDGGSQSTFITETLSKHLQLKSVGTTRIALNTFASASDQEAKRRRIVELRLRSQFSDQEIVLAAIEIPHIYQDIEETTMDAAFVASFKKRANNQHTLRARLMSSLERER, from the coding sequence ATGCTCTGCGACATTCTACTGCGTGCTCTTCCACGGGACATAGTCGTTCAGTATCATCGGTCGTGTGCCGTCCAGGTGGCATGTGACTCGAGAAGTGATGCTACTCCCGTGGGACTGGATGGTCTGCTCAACTTCCTGGGCATTGAGCTGGAAAGCTTAGAGAAGAGCGATTTCAATGACGCTGGAAGACGAGAATTCGGAACAACGCCCGCGGCAAGTCAGTTGACGTATTCTCGCCGTGGGAAACCTACGTCATCTGTGCTTCACAGCAACGCGTCAAGGGAACCAAAAAAGGACAACTGCGTCTTCTGCTCGTCCAGTCAACACAAATCTGAACTGTGCACAGCTGAGTTACCACTGACGCAGAAAAAAGAACTACTGTCCAATGACAAGAGGTGTTTCCGCTGCACCACCAAAGGACATCGGGCACGGGACTGCAAAAGGAAGATCTCCTGCTCGAGATGCCAAGCGCGACACGCTACAAGCATGTGTGATCCCGACAGGTGTTCGCGGAAGACAGACTATGTCAACAAGAACGACGGAAAAACTACGACAGTCTGCGCATCACTTGGAAAACGACCACCAAATGAAGGTTCCATCGCTTGTGTCTTTCTCCAGACTTTCCGAGCATGGGCCATAAATGATGACACGTGCCGCTACATACGAGGAGTTTTTGATGGCGGCAGTCAGAGCACCTTCATAACTGAAACCTTGTCCAAGCACCTTCAGCTGAAAAGTGTGGGAACTACTCGGATAGCACTCAACACTTTCGCGAGTGCATCAGACCAAGAGGCTAAGAGGCGTCGGATCGTCGAACTGCGACTGCGGAGTCAGTTTTCCGACCAGGAGATAGTCCTAGCAGCAATAGAGATCCCACACATCTACCAGGACATCGAAGAGACAACAATGGACGCAGCCTTCGTCGCTTCTTTCAAGAAGCGTGCAAATAATCAACATACATTGCGTGCTCGCTTAATGTCaagcctagagagagagaggtaa